From the genome of Alkalimarinus coralli:
GTAACGAACTCTTCAGCGGCCGTTGGATGTATACCGATGGTCTCATCAAAATGAGCCTTGGTGGCACCCGCTTTGATAGCAATGGCTATACCTTGCATGATTTCGCCCGCTTCAGGCCCTACCATATGGGCACCGACAACTCGATCACTCTTTACGTCAACAATCATTTTCATAAAGGTTCGTTCGTTTCGGCCAGAAAGTGTATGTTTCATTGGGCGGAACTCTGACTTGTAAATATCCACCTCTCCAAACCGTTCACGCGCCTGAGTTTCAGTTAACCCGACCGTCCCTATCGTTGGCTGGCAAAACACCGCTGTCGGTATGTTTTCGTAATCCATATCAATGGGCTTGCCAGCAAATAGGTTTCGTGCGAGCGCCATTCCTTCTGCAAGGGCAACGGGCGTAAGCTGATACCCACCTTTTACATCACCCACTGCGAAAATATTTTTGACCGTTGTAGCAAAATTACTGTCGACCTTAATATTGCCCGCTTCATTGACTTCGACTTCGGTATTTTCAATGCCAATATCTTGCGTATGCGCTTTTCGCCCGGTTGCTGCGAGCACTAAACCAGTATTGATAGTGCAGCCATCTTCAAGAGCGACACTATACGCCTCTCCAGCTTTCGTAATTGAGCGGATGTTATTGTTGAAAACAAGCTTAACGCCTTTTTTCTCAATCTCATCTTTGGCAAATAAGCGTATGTCTTCATCAAACCCGCGCAGAAACAGCTCTCCTCGATATACCAGTGTTGTATCGACTCCTAAGCCATTTAGAATCCCCGCCAGCTCTACAGCAATATAACCGCCGCCCAGTACGATGGCAGATTTTGGTAATTCGGGTAAGAAGAAAAATTCATTCGACGTAATCGCATGCTCTGAGCCTTCAAACTCTGGTACATACGGCCAACTCCCTGTCGCGATAGCAATATATTTTGCGGTATAAGTCACCTCTCCAATCGCAACGGTATGGTTGTCAACAAAGCGTGCGCGTCCGTTATGAACGGTAACGCCTGCACCTTCAAGTAAATTATTATAAATTCCATTTAACCGATTGATTTCATTTGTTTTATTATCTCTAAGGGTATTCCAATCGAAATTAAGATTGCCGCTATTCGTCCAGCCAAAACCTGCACCATCCTCCAGGTCTTCGGCAACGTGTGATGAGTACACAAACAGTTTCTTAGGCACACAACCCACATTAACACACGTACCACCCATATAACGGTCTTCTGCAACCGCGACTTTAGCACCCAGGCCAGAGGCAATGCGTGAGAGGCGAACACCTCCTGAACCTGCACCAATGACAAACAGGTCATAATCGTATTCAGACATATTGAGGAACTTCCTAAGTTTCAGTTTGCTACGAGATAAGTATTAAACCGGGCAGCTACGGGGTTTAAATAAAACAGTCTCGGTAAATTCACCCAGTTGAATTTCACCCACTTTGTTGTAGCCCATAGACTCATAAAATTTGAGGTAGCGGGTATTGCCTGTATCGAGACCAATACCACATGAACGAGGATTTTCGCTACAGAGTTTTTCTACCGCGCTAAGCAACATCCGCCCATACCCCTTTCTTTGGTGAGAAGCGTCTACGCCCATTAATGGCAGTTCATGATGCTCAGTCCCTGGGAGGGCATCTTTTACTTGCGTATGGTATTCAATATAACGACGTGTGGAGCTTAGACCCGCAGTCAACATCATTCTGATACGCCAGTTAAACTGCTCTGCCAGATTAAGTCTTACCGTGGGGCTACCCACTAGCGCTATACCCACTAGCTTATTATCCACACTGAGCCCTATTACATCCTGTCCATTAGCAAAATGGAGATCGATCAATTCCCTGATCGTGGCACGCACTCTCTGATCATATCCGGCACGAGACGAGTCGAATAAATATTTAAATGTTGGCTCATCACGGTATGCGTGATAAAGAATTACCTTTGCTTCTGTCGTTGCAGCAGGGTCAAGTCTTACAACTTCTACCTGTTCACATTCCGCAGTGTCTGTCATTATTGTTCCTCCGGCATTGGCTTATAGCGAATCTGCTAACCTTTCAGCGTTAACCGAACGTTAACCAGTCCACCTTTCTCGTCCTTGTCTAAAGAAACCTGTGATACCTTAATGTTATAAGCTGTATCCAGATCCCTTAGCCAAACTATGATCGTGTTAAATGGTACTTTTTCTAACCAGACTCTGACCTTTCGGTCACCTGATGGTTCGAATCTCTTTAACTTTATTTTATGTTTTTGCGCGTTAGCACTCACCGTTGAGACTAATGTCTGGCTATCCATAATTTGCGATGAATTGCTTCCTGAGCTCGATGCGAGTGACTTGGCAATGCCCTTATTCGCATTAACCCAGCTTAAAAGCTCTTTGCTACTTGTCAGGTTGGCGGCTTGGTCTTTAGCATAATTATGAGCAGGAGACCAGACAAGGAAATAGAGCACAGCCAGTGCAAGCGCAATAGACAGCACTAATAATGCCTGCTGATCCCCTTTGGGCAGCGAGCCCAATTGTCGTGTCGCTGAAACAACTGCTGGCGTATTTTTAATTTTGTTTATAATTGACATCGTTAACTGCCCGTGACGCTTAAGCGCCCTCTTACACTATTTTGCTCATTAATTGCAGAACTGATTTTTGCACCTAGCCCTGCATCAGTCAGGCTATTTTTTAGCTGGTCAAGTTGTTGAAAGGAGCTGGCTCTTAGTTCAATGGTAAGCTCCTGACGCTGGTCGCTGTAGTTCACGCTCTTAAATTCGACAGCCTGGTTATTGGGCAACTTTGAGTATTGGTATCCGGTTTCACTCAATAATGCCAGAAAATCCACACTCCCTTGAGCGCTACTCGCTGAATTAAGCTTACCTTGAAGCGTT
Proteins encoded in this window:
- the gorA gene encoding glutathione-disulfide reductase gives rise to the protein MSEYDYDLFVIGAGSGGVRLSRIASGLGAKVAVAEDRYMGGTCVNVGCVPKKLFVYSSHVAEDLEDGAGFGWTNSGNLNFDWNTLRDNKTNEINRLNGIYNNLLEGAGVTVHNGRARFVDNHTVAIGEVTYTAKYIAIATGSWPYVPEFEGSEHAITSNEFFFLPELPKSAIVLGGGYIAVELAGILNGLGVDTTLVYRGELFLRGFDEDIRLFAKDEIEKKGVKLVFNNNIRSITKAGEAYSVALEDGCTINTGLVLAATGRKAHTQDIGIENTEVEVNEAGNIKVDSNFATTVKNIFAVGDVKGGYQLTPVALAEGMALARNLFAGKPIDMDYENIPTAVFCQPTIGTVGLTETQARERFGEVDIYKSEFRPMKHTLSGRNERTFMKMIVDVKSDRVVGAHMVGPEAGEIMQGIAIAIKAGATKAHFDETIGIHPTAAEEFVTMREPA
- a CDS encoding GNAT family N-acetyltransferase; protein product: MTDTAECEQVEVVRLDPAATTEAKVILYHAYRDEPTFKYLFDSSRAGYDQRVRATIRELIDLHFANGQDVIGLSVDNKLVGIALVGSPTVRLNLAEQFNWRIRMMLTAGLSSTRRYIEYHTQVKDALPGTEHHELPLMGVDASHQRKGYGRMLLSAVEKLCSENPRSCGIGLDTGNTRYLKFYESMGYNKVGEIQLGEFTETVLFKPRSCPV
- the gspM gene encoding type II secretion system protein GspM, which produces MSIINKIKNTPAVVSATRQLGSLPKGDQQALLVLSIALALAVLYFLVWSPAHNYAKDQAANLTSSKELLSWVNANKGIAKSLASSSGSNSSQIMDSQTLVSTVSANAQKHKIKLKRFEPSGDRKVRVWLEKVPFNTIIVWLRDLDTAYNIKVSQVSLDKDEKGGLVNVRLTLKG